The following are encoded in a window of Deltaproteobacteria bacterium genomic DNA:
- a CDS encoding DUF4388 domain-containing protein: protein MSKNILIADRDKRIRDRLSSKLRARGFDVDTVEDGSSALESVLVSLPDLFVVDTDLDVLPTERLIQIIRSNPKTRELPVIYLSSEGKSLSTFRKDVDDFVRKPFNMSEFILRVSRIFRYGIKEASLISGDTEVSGNLSHMSLPDLIQMFSLNGRSGILNVASKRTSGSIYMSKGEITSAISGTTAGEKAFYRLINLQEGEFQFIPGEFDSKRTIVKSSHSLIFEGLRRHDEMALITEDFPDPDDSVEFMINPHKLPPTSNSVLKEILMLIEYYSKVEEIVDASTHPDYDVYKALLSMSKRNFIRIGRFEKKQVKLDFLDKDEIIKIRSKREIPVSKDVDNPIVGKIVFFLPEDSILDDIITVLNRYSEFQVDRYFLAAKNRERGISKGVFGYLHVGKNARIALLSFLCRREFSPMWHAMSARSIGVILILKDEMSSSLEDLLAVSEFAKSTGSGQVLGIMSKSFTNFGLGDNTLSLFKKRAEKLRCAIKIKEMDDLTPVEIQASLQEVIRRHIEIVENRDDRFAHSLDI, encoded by the coding sequence ATGAGCAAAAATATTCTCATAGCTGACAGGGATAAGAGGATACGGGATCGGCTCTCATCGAAGCTCAGGGCGAGGGGCTTTGATGTCGATACGGTAGAGGACGGATCGAGTGCCCTGGAGTCTGTCCTGGTGAGCTTGCCGGATCTTTTCGTCGTCGATACCGATCTCGACGTTCTGCCCACGGAAAGGCTCATCCAGATCATACGCTCAAACCCGAAAACGCGGGAGTTGCCGGTAATCTATCTTTCAAGTGAAGGAAAGAGCCTTAGCACTTTCAGGAAGGACGTAGACGATTTCGTCAGAAAACCGTTCAATATGAGCGAGTTTATCCTGCGGGTGTCGCGAATATTCAGGTATGGAATAAAGGAGGCGTCGCTTATTTCCGGTGACACAGAGGTTTCCGGCAACTTATCCCACATGTCACTGCCTGACCTGATTCAGATGTTTTCCTTGAATGGGAGAAGCGGTATCCTTAACGTGGCTTCGAAGAGGACTTCAGGCTCAATTTACATGAGCAAGGGAGAGATAACATCTGCAATTTCCGGCACTACTGCGGGAGAAAAGGCTTTCTACCGTCTGATCAATCTCCAGGAGGGAGAGTTCCAGTTTATCCCCGGGGAGTTCGACTCCAAGAGAACAATCGTTAAAAGCAGTCACAGCCTGATTTTCGAGGGATTGCGCAGACATGATGAAATGGCCTTGATCACGGAAGATTTTCCCGACCCCGATGATTCAGTTGAGTTCATGATCAACCCCCATAAGCTACCCCCAACGTCAAACTCCGTGTTGAAAGAGATCCTCATGCTCATCGAGTACTATTCAAAGGTCGAGGAGATCGTGGACGCCTCCACCCACCCCGATTACGATGTTTATAAAGCCCTTCTCTCGATGAGCAAGAGAAATTTCATCAGGATCGGGAGGTTCGAGAAAAAACAGGTAAAGCTCGACTTCCTCGACAAAGACGAAATCATCAAAATACGTTCAAAAAGAGAGATCCCTGTCTCAAAAGATGTGGATAACCCCATCGTTGGAAAGATAGTTTTTTTCCTCCCCGAAGATTCCATCCTTGACGACATAATAACTGTGCTCAATCGATATTCTGAATTCCAGGTGGACAGGTATTTTTTGGCGGCAAAAAACAGGGAGAGGGGCATCTCAAAGGGAGTATTCGGATATTTACACGTTGGGAAAAATGCGCGGATAGCCTTGCTTTCCTTTCTGTGCAGGAGGGAGTTTTCTCCCATGTGGCACGCGATGTCGGCGAGATCTATCGGCGTAATTCTCATCCTGAAAGACGAGATGAGCAGTTCCCTCGAGGACCTCCTGGCTGTCTCGGAGTTTGCAAAGAGCACGGGCAGCGGGCAGGTTCTCGGGATCATGAGCAAGAGTTTCACCAATTTCGGCCTGGGTGACAACACCCTCAGTCTTTTCAAAAAAAGAGCCGAAAAATTGCGCTGTGCGATTAAAATAAAAGAGATGGATGATTTGACCCCGGTTGAAATACAGGCTTCCCTGCAGGAAGTTATTAGACGGCACATAGAGATCGTGGAGAACCGCGATGATAGATTTGCACATTCACTCGATATTTAG
- a CDS encoding diguanylate cyclase — MQHPKTIIVVDDSSSDLKKSQLLIEGEFIDVVFIPSSHYFSDIKLKEKASLVSITSNNVSEENLLRILREANGGLPLLCFKETPPLKKLGEWVLSRENDAVSEEERDVVEKLMAESLDYYLLASVYQRCLNIITSYEIETLLASATDAFLSELKVESCVLWLADQQETDAFTISAVRGLINIDLEGSRFYLSKMEFYEQVNGLMPFEYPETGKKDSFLYVPLVHAGYPIGLLKLGKKLTGKPFSEKEEGICKIIADHCAFAIKNLDKIQKLEKITLLDPETKVYSASFFSDYFEKESSKSTRFQRPLSLIYVHLDNYSYLLTRLKETIVHDRVSHLLTRIAKTLRDSDLISRLESNRFCILLPETDYLGALITIKRLRKMISEGLRLEHLDKTYYVNVLMRAVSFPDDGDTLDELKKSVDKKFILYKRSPVYKYRLQDKNFWDIFEVVIGDLSQYREQSSELIDSGNFRVKADYGRNRYFSMETEEFTKIVEVISQDLCMGKDERGILLIAGPRPELIRQILSSFEINNVPSKKVYILGKKAVSKFDAKNVLIVSADDKRLDSSNILIYLKDSGAYALMTASADGKLVGFNTSDEVLVETLFEKIQDMYMIQGTF; from the coding sequence ATGCAGCACCCGAAGACTATTATAGTTGTCGACGATAGTTCATCCGATCTCAAAAAGTCCCAGTTGCTCATCGAAGGAGAGTTTATCGATGTCGTCTTCATCCCATCCTCTCATTACTTTTCCGATATAAAACTGAAGGAAAAAGCATCCCTCGTTTCAATCACCTCGAATAACGTGAGCGAGGAAAACCTGCTGAGAATACTGCGGGAAGCAAACGGGGGGCTTCCCCTGTTGTGCTTCAAAGAGACTCCTCCTCTGAAAAAACTCGGCGAATGGGTCCTTAGCCGGGAAAACGACGCCGTATCGGAGGAGGAAAGAGATGTGGTTGAGAAGTTGATGGCCGAGAGCCTCGACTACTACCTTCTCGCTTCGGTTTATCAGCGTTGCTTGAATATCATCACCTCATACGAGATAGAAACGCTTTTAGCCAGCGCCACGGACGCGTTCCTGAGTGAGCTAAAAGTCGAATCATGCGTTCTCTGGCTCGCCGACCAGCAAGAGACGGATGCATTCACGATCTCCGCCGTGAGGGGGCTGATCAACATTGACCTCGAAGGATCGAGGTTTTACCTCTCCAAGATGGAATTTTACGAACAGGTCAATGGCCTCATGCCTTTTGAATACCCGGAGACGGGGAAAAAGGATAGCTTTCTCTACGTTCCACTCGTCCACGCCGGATATCCCATCGGTCTTTTGAAGCTGGGGAAAAAATTGACGGGGAAACCGTTTTCGGAGAAGGAAGAGGGTATCTGTAAGATTATAGCCGACCACTGTGCGTTTGCGATAAAAAACCTTGATAAAATTCAGAAACTCGAAAAAATAACGCTTCTTGACCCGGAGACCAAGGTATATTCTGCTTCATTTTTCAGCGACTATTTCGAAAAGGAATCGTCGAAGTCCACCCGTTTTCAACGCCCCCTATCACTGATTTATGTTCATCTCGACAATTACAGCTATCTCCTCACAAGGCTCAAGGAAACGATTGTCCATGACCGTGTTTCCCACCTGCTGACCAGGATCGCTAAAACGCTCAGAGACTCCGACCTCATTTCCCGGCTCGAGAGTAACCGTTTTTGCATTCTCCTGCCCGAAACGGACTATCTCGGTGCCCTGATAACAATTAAACGCCTGAGGAAGATGATCAGCGAAGGGTTGCGTCTGGAACACCTCGATAAGACCTACTACGTGAACGTGCTGATGCGGGCCGTTTCATTTCCCGACGACGGAGATACCCTCGATGAACTCAAAAAATCCGTTGACAAGAAGTTTATCCTCTACAAGAGGAGCCCCGTTTACAAGTATCGGCTTCAAGACAAGAACTTCTGGGATATATTCGAGGTCGTCATCGGTGATCTTTCTCAGTACAGGGAGCAAAGTTCCGAACTGATCGATAGCGGCAATTTCAGGGTAAAGGCGGATTACGGCAGGAACAGGTATTTTTCCATGGAGACAGAGGAATTCACGAAGATAGTCGAAGTTATTTCACAGGATTTGTGCATGGGTAAAGACGAGAGGGGGATACTTCTTATTGCAGGGCCGAGGCCCGAGTTGATTCGCCAGATACTGTCATCTTTCGAGATCAACAACGTCCCTTCAAAAAAGGTCTACATCCTCGGGAAAAAGGCAGTATCAAAGTTCGACGCAAAAAACGTATTGATTGTCTCCGCGGACGACAAGAGGCTCGATTCATCTAACATATTGATATACCTGAAAGACAGCGGCGCCTATGCTCTCATGACTGCCTCTGCTGATGGAAAACTGGTAGGTTTCAACACGTCGGATGAGGTTCTCGTGGAAACCCTCTTTGAGAAAATTCAGGATATGTACATGATACAGGGGACATTCTGA
- a CDS encoding bifunctional nuclease family protein, with amino-acid sequence MKEVNVLGITIDPVTNSPIVILRDVDKKFTLPIWIGVLEANSIAIEIEKMDLPRPMTHDLTKNIIEEFGGKVLRVEITDLKENTYFAVIYIQSDGKRFQIDSRPSDAIALALRCKAAIYVYDSVLEKAYSLESEEGKEGQDRWSELLEMLNPEEFTKYKM; translated from the coding sequence ATGAAAGAAGTTAATGTGCTCGGCATAACGATAGACCCGGTTACCAACTCTCCCATCGTTATCCTGCGGGACGTGGACAAAAAATTTACCCTTCCCATATGGATCGGCGTTCTGGAGGCAAATTCCATTGCCATAGAAATTGAGAAGATGGACCTCCCGAGGCCGATGACCCACGATCTTACGAAGAACATTATCGAGGAATTCGGCGGAAAAGTCCTGCGGGTGGAGATTACCGACCTGAAGGAAAACACCTATTTTGCCGTAATATACATCCAGTCAGATGGCAAAAGGTTCCAGATAGACTCCCGTCCAAGCGACGCGATAGCCCTGGCCCTGAGGTGCAAAGCAGCAATATATGTCTATGATTCGGTCCTCGAGAAGGCCTACAGCCTTGAATCCGAAGAGGGCAAGGAGGGGCAGGATCGCTGGTCTGAGCTTCTTGAAATGCTCAATCCCGAAGAATTTACGAAGTACAAGATGTAG
- the miaB gene encoding tRNA (N6-isopentenyl adenosine(37)-C2)-methylthiotransferase MiaB encodes MRRKAYVHTFGCQMNEYDSARMMGLLETSGYEHAESPETADLIIVNTCSVREKAEQKVYSLLGRLKKHKIKRGTKIAVGGCVAQQLGEGIFTRAPHVDIVFGTHNIDSLPDLLREAEDGKRSVSGLEVFEIPSTFSGDQYLSEGRVKAYVTIMQGCDNYCTYCIVPLVRGREYSRPREDILREIRSLSKRGVREVTLLGQNVNSFGKKNGGTSFTDLLGEVCRVEGIERVRFVTSHPMDFSDELIYAFGENEKLCSHVHLPAQSGSDRVLRMMNRRYTRDHYLSIIGKLQKVRPDMSYSSDFIVGFPGEKDKDFEKTLELMREVGYDTTYSFKFSPRPGTAAEKLDGRVEESVVRRRLMELQALQKKITGVNYGKMVGKKVKVLVEGISKTDDNKYTGRTACNKIVNFDAGPDERGKIVMVTINDALAHSLTGSIENGGSRDERS; translated from the coding sequence ATGAGGAGAAAGGCCTACGTACATACATTCGGGTGCCAGATGAACGAGTATGATTCGGCCAGAATGATGGGGCTCTTGGAAACCTCGGGATATGAGCATGCAGAATCTCCTGAAACGGCAGATCTCATCATCGTCAATACCTGCAGCGTCAGGGAAAAAGCCGAACAGAAAGTGTACAGCCTTCTCGGCCGGCTGAAAAAACACAAAATAAAGCGTGGGACAAAGATCGCCGTTGGAGGATGCGTCGCACAGCAGCTGGGGGAGGGTATTTTCACGAGGGCACCCCACGTGGATATAGTTTTTGGGACACATAATATTGACAGTTTGCCCGACCTACTGCGGGAGGCGGAAGATGGAAAGCGTTCAGTTTCCGGCCTGGAGGTGTTCGAAATTCCCTCCACCTTCAGCGGTGACCAGTACCTGAGCGAAGGGAGGGTCAAGGCCTACGTCACAATCATGCAGGGATGCGATAACTATTGCACCTACTGCATCGTTCCGCTGGTGAGAGGGAGGGAGTACAGCAGGCCCCGGGAGGACATACTGAGGGAAATCAGGAGCCTGTCGAAAAGAGGGGTGAGGGAGGTCACGCTCCTTGGACAGAACGTCAACTCATTCGGCAAGAAAAATGGGGGGACATCATTTACCGACCTCTTAGGAGAGGTATGCCGGGTAGAGGGAATCGAGAGGGTGCGTTTCGTTACGTCCCATCCGATGGATTTTTCCGACGAACTCATTTATGCATTCGGAGAAAACGAGAAGCTGTGCTCCCACGTTCATCTGCCTGCCCAGAGCGGCTCCGACAGGGTGCTTCGCATGATGAACCGGAGGTACACGAGAGACCACTACCTTTCGATCATCGGCAAATTGCAGAAGGTACGGCCGGACATGTCCTATTCATCCGATTTTATCGTCGGGTTTCCCGGCGAAAAGGATAAGGATTTCGAAAAAACCCTGGAACTCATGCGGGAGGTCGGGTACGATACCACGTACTCGTTCAAATTTTCCCCCAGGCCGGGTACTGCTGCAGAAAAGTTGGATGGGCGGGTGGAAGAAAGCGTCGTGAGAAGACGGTTGATGGAACTCCAGGCCCTTCAAAAGAAGATTACCGGTGTCAACTACGGTAAAATGGTCGGGAAAAAAGTAAAAGTACTTGTTGAGGGTATATCCAAAACCGACGATAATAAGTATACTGGTCGCACAGCGTGTAATAAAATAGTCAACTTCGATGCCGGACCGGATGAGAGGGGCAAGATTGTCATGGTTACCATTAACGATGCTCTTGCCCATTCATTGACCGGGTCGATAGAAAACGGGGGTTCTCGAGATGAAAGAAGTTAA
- a CDS encoding acyl CoA--acetate/3-ketoacid CoA transferase subunit beta has translation MIVHAARLLEDKKTFFVGFGLPQIVAILAQKLYTPDIVQVFEFGAIGPRAVTPFVRGTMGGPQNTHRSIQWANMNTAFSYSAAGYIDYGMLGAAQIDKYGNINSTMIGESFDAPVRRFPGSGGGNQVASYCWETIIVMKHEPRRFVEKVDFITSPGFLRGDRSREESGLPSKTGPWRVVTSKALFGFDEDTRILKLQGVQRGLGVDDVIEGMGFKPAIADHIEELSPPSAEEIDLLRNDIDPSNIIIGGETVRIEA, from the coding sequence ATGATTGTCCATGCCGCGAGGCTGCTCGAGGATAAAAAAACATTCTTCGTCGGATTCGGACTTCCCCAGATCGTTGCCATTCTTGCCCAAAAACTGTACACGCCGGACATAGTGCAGGTTTTTGAATTCGGCGCAATCGGGCCACGTGCGGTCACGCCCTTCGTGAGGGGAACAATGGGTGGGCCGCAGAACACACACCGGTCCATTCAATGGGCGAATATGAACACGGCGTTCTCCTACTCGGCTGCCGGTTACATAGATTACGGGATGCTGGGCGCCGCGCAGATCGACAAATATGGAAATATCAACTCGACGATGATAGGGGAATCCTTCGATGCCCCTGTCAGGAGGTTCCCCGGGAGCGGGGGTGGCAACCAGGTGGCAAGCTACTGCTGGGAAACAATCATCGTGATGAAGCACGAGCCAAGAAGGTTTGTGGAGAAGGTTGATTTCATAACCTCTCCGGGCTTTCTCCGGGGAGACAGGTCGCGGGAAGAATCGGGCCTCCCCTCCAAAACGGGTCCCTGGAGAGTTGTCACCTCAAAAGCCCTCTTTGGTTTCGATGAGGATACGCGGATCTTGAAACTCCAGGGTGTGCAGAGAGGCCTCGGGGTAGACGACGTGATCGAAGGTATGGGGTTCAAGCCCGCGATTGCCGATCATATAGAGGAACTCTCTCCCCCGAGCGCAGAAGAGATCGATCTTCTCAGAAACGATATCGATCCGTCGAACATCATTATCGGTGGGGAGACAGTTAGAATAGAGGCATGA
- a CDS encoding CoA transferase subunit A, whose amino-acid sequence MRVLSEGGKEYKFVHPDDFRRHVRENKTREPVSKIISEKEAISRYVDDGDYVVYDFSSLTRGPQALIREIIRQRKKDLWVGAEFTLHESPLLVGGGCVSKIDVGFLGYGSYIGDAVCKGRVTVYEWTNGGIALRILAGSRGIPFIPTRDLLGSDNIDHSGAKVIQDPFTGDPLCLLPALHPDVALIHVHQSDVFGNARIFGTNLFALEAAVASKKVILSTEEIIDHEEIRTDPQRTTIPYYCVDAVVHLPFCAYPGCMPGKYELDIEHIGKLNGIVTDEQMKEYLEEYVYDVSDHAEFIDRKVGSRRLRELIRKASIKEGYR is encoded by the coding sequence ATGAGAGTTCTTTCCGAAGGGGGAAAGGAATATAAGTTTGTCCACCCCGATGATTTTCGCAGGCACGTGAGAGAGAACAAAACGAGAGAGCCCGTATCGAAAATCATTTCTGAGAAGGAGGCGATTTCCCGGTATGTAGATGATGGAGATTACGTCGTGTATGATTTTTCCTCGCTCACACGCGGACCTCAGGCTCTCATAAGGGAAATAATCAGACAGCGGAAAAAAGACCTCTGGGTCGGGGCGGAGTTTACCTTACATGAATCCCCCCTTCTCGTCGGCGGCGGATGCGTGTCGAAAATAGACGTGGGATTTTTGGGATACGGATCATACATCGGTGACGCAGTCTGCAAGGGGAGGGTAACGGTGTATGAGTGGACGAACGGTGGGATAGCCCTGAGGATACTCGCGGGAAGCAGGGGAATACCCTTTATCCCGACGAGGGATCTCCTTGGATCCGATAATATCGATCACTCGGGGGCGAAGGTCATCCAGGATCCTTTTACCGGGGACCCCCTCTGCCTTCTTCCCGCATTGCATCCCGATGTGGCTCTCATACACGTCCATCAATCAGACGTTTTCGGAAATGCAAGGATATTCGGGACAAACCTCTTTGCCCTCGAAGCGGCGGTAGCATCAAAGAAGGTAATCCTCTCGACCGAGGAGATCATCGACCATGAGGAAATCAGGACGGATCCTCAACGCACGACCATCCCCTATTACTGCGTCGATGCCGTTGTCCATCTCCCATTCTGCGCATACCCGGGCTGTATGCCCGGCAAGTACGAGCTCGATATCGAGCATATCGGTAAACTGAATGGGATAGTTACCGATGAACAGATGAAGGAATACCTCGAGGAATATGTCTACGACGTTTCTGACCATGCTGAATTTATCGACAGGAAGGTTGGGAGCAGGAGGCTCCGGGAGCTCATTAGAAAAGCATCGATAAAAGAGGGGTATCGCTAG
- the meaB gene encoding methylmalonyl Co-A mutase-associated GTPase MeaB, which produces MAKKPEDLVVGGDILATARLMRDLDDEMPSAQKVLKKLYKHTGNAHIIGVTGAPGCGKSTLVDVITELLRKKRMTVGIIAIDPTSPFSGGAILGDRIRMQKHTLDEGVFIKSLATRGHHGGLSRSTIDIVNVMDSMGKDVIIIETVGVGQDETEVVKVAHTNAVVLVPGLGDDIQAIKAGILEIADIFVVNKSDREGADRTRSELEMMIEMKQYGDGEWKPKICNTVATSGESVDKLLGFIDEHRRFIGTSEKKRAHRIRKATVELMEILKSKLLEKALDDLKEHDLFDKIVADISDRKKDPYSVVEKIVNHSFAFHLLNSRKKRDGK; this is translated from the coding sequence ATGGCCAAAAAGCCTGAGGACCTGGTTGTGGGCGGCGATATTTTGGCTACAGCCAGGCTCATGAGAGACCTTGACGATGAGATGCCATCGGCCCAAAAGGTATTGAAGAAACTCTACAAGCACACGGGCAATGCACACATAATTGGGGTCACCGGAGCGCCCGGATGCGGGAAAAGCACGCTCGTAGACGTGATAACCGAACTTTTGAGGAAAAAGAGGATGACCGTCGGGATAATTGCCATAGATCCCACGAGCCCGTTCAGCGGTGGTGCGATACTCGGTGACAGGATTAGAATGCAGAAACATACCCTCGATGAGGGCGTGTTCATCAAGAGCCTGGCCACACGCGGGCATCACGGGGGGCTTTCCCGATCCACCATCGATATCGTGAACGTCATGGACTCTATGGGAAAAGACGTAATCATAATCGAAACGGTTGGCGTCGGGCAGGACGAGACGGAGGTGGTCAAGGTGGCGCATACAAACGCCGTTGTACTCGTGCCCGGCCTCGGCGACGACATCCAGGCGATCAAGGCGGGAATTCTGGAGATTGCAGACATATTTGTCGTCAACAAGTCCGACAGGGAGGGCGCAGACAGGACGAGGTCCGAGCTCGAGATGATGATCGAGATGAAACAGTATGGCGATGGTGAGTGGAAGCCGAAAATTTGTAATACCGTGGCGACGAGTGGTGAGAGTGTCGATAAGCTTCTGGGCTTTATCGATGAGCACCGGAGGTTCATCGGTACGAGTGAAAAGAAAAGAGCTCATCGGATCCGAAAGGCAACCGTAGAGCTCATGGAGATACTCAAAAGCAAACTCCTGGAAAAAGCGCTCGATGACCTGAAGGAGCACGACCTCTTCGATAAGATCGTGGCCGATATTTCGGACAGGAAGAAGGATCCCTATTCGGTTGTCGAAAAGATCGTAAACCACAGCTTTGCCTTTCACCTTTTAAACAGCAGAAAAAAGAGGGACGGAAAATGA
- a CDS encoding acyl-CoA dehydrogenase has protein sequence EHKTLEHTLREFCKKEVLPFAGEWDRSGEIPAEIIGKLGMLGLMGVCVPENYGGVGMDTVSYAIAIKEIASADGSLALMLASHNSLCAGHILLAGTEAQKRQYLPPMSSGEKIGAWCLTEPDSGSDAASMKSRAERVPGGWNINGTKMFITQGSTADLYVLMAVTDRDKGKGGITAFVAERDNRGLKPGKKLDKLGMRASDTAEVAFDDMFLPADNVLGNVGGGFFDTLTVLSGGRISIAALSVGIATGALRESIQYAKERQQFGKPISNFQAVQWLLADISTEIEAAWMLTLKAAYLKDAGKKYTREASMAKLYASEMAMKATVKAVQIHGGYGYIEDYPVEKYMRDAKLCEIGEGTSEMQRIVIAKDLIRG, from the coding sequence CGAGCATAAAACCCTCGAACACACGCTGAGAGAATTCTGCAAAAAGGAGGTGCTTCCCTTTGCGGGGGAGTGGGACAGGTCGGGTGAGATTCCGGCAGAAATTATTGGAAAACTCGGAATGCTCGGGCTGATGGGGGTATGCGTGCCGGAAAACTACGGGGGCGTCGGAATGGACACTGTCTCCTATGCTATCGCCATCAAAGAGATAGCAAGCGCAGACGGGTCCCTGGCGCTGATGCTGGCGTCACACAATTCACTCTGCGCCGGGCACATTTTGCTGGCCGGGACTGAAGCGCAGAAGAGGCAGTATCTGCCGCCGATGTCTTCCGGGGAGAAAATTGGCGCCTGGTGTCTTACAGAGCCCGATTCGGGATCGGACGCAGCATCGATGAAATCAAGAGCAGAACGGGTACCGGGTGGATGGAATATCAACGGAACAAAGATGTTTATCACGCAGGGTTCCACGGCAGACCTTTATGTCCTGATGGCAGTCACCGACCGGGACAAGGGAAAAGGTGGAATTACCGCCTTCGTTGCCGAAAGGGATAACCGGGGCCTCAAACCGGGGAAAAAGCTCGATAAGCTCGGCATGAGAGCCTCTGACACCGCGGAGGTCGCGTTCGATGATATGTTCCTGCCTGCCGACAATGTTCTGGGAAATGTGGGAGGGGGATTCTTTGACACGCTCACCGTTTTATCGGGAGGCAGAATTTCCATCGCGGCCCTTTCGGTGGGAATTGCCACCGGGGCCCTTCGGGAATCGATACAATATGCCAAGGAAAGGCAACAGTTCGGGAAGCCGATTTCGAACTTCCAGGCAGTACAGTGGTTGTTAGCGGACATTTCAACGGAGATCGAGGCCGCCTGGATGCTCACTCTGAAGGCCGCTTACTTGAAAGATGCGGGGAAAAAATATACGAGGGAAGCCTCAATGGCTAAGCTGTACGCCTCCGAAATGGCAATGAAGGCAACGGTGAAGGCCGTCCAAATTCACGGCGGGTATGGGTACATCGAGGATTATCCCGTTGAAAAATACATGCGAGATGCAAAGCTCTGCGAGATCGGCGAGGGGACATCGGAGATGCAGAGGATTGTCATCGCAAAAGATTTGATAAGAGGGTGA
- a CDS encoding nucleotide-binding protein — MLCGSECDWIELPLVGRIHTFTTCYFGSEAFLEETPFHLILVEFDGVDTLLLARLIGVEKPE; from the coding sequence ATGCTGTGCGGATCCGAGTGCGACTGGATAGAGCTGCCCCTCGTTGGAAGAATTCACACATTCACCACGTGCTACTTCGGAAGCGAAGCGTTCCTCGAGGAGACACCCTTCCATCTCATCCTCGTGGAGTTTGACGGTGTTGATACTCTTTTGCTTGCAAGGCTCATCGGGGTTGAGAAGCCCGAGGA
- a CDS encoding nucleotide-binding protein: MTGKKISKKDRPKYNPDAKLPETMTGSTVYNVPFPEDLSELKKMSPIIVKYPYQIEYIHSYGQDSP, encoded by the coding sequence ATGACCGGGAAAAAGATATCAAAAAAAGACAGACCTAAATATAACCCTGACGCGAAGCTTCCCGAGACCATGACCGGGTCGACGGTGTATAACGTTCCCTTTCCCGAGGACCTTTCAGAGCTGAAGAAAATGAGCCCGATCATCGTAAAGTATCCCTATCAGATAGAGTACATCCACTCTTACGGTCAGGATTCGCC